A region of Ochotona princeps isolate mOchPri1 chromosome 2, mOchPri1.hap1, whole genome shotgun sequence DNA encodes the following proteins:
- the PPT1 gene encoding palmitoyl-protein thioesterase 1 isoform X2 — MGAIKKMVEKKIPGIYVLSLEIGKTLLEDMENSFFLNVNSQVATACQILAKDPKLQKGYNAMGFSQGGQFLRAVAQRCPSPPMNNLISVGGQHQGVFGLPRCPGESSHICDWIRKVLNAGAYSKAVQERLVQAEYWHDPVKEDVYRNHSVFLADINQERGVNESYKKNLMALNKFVMVKFLNDSVVDPVESEWFGFYRSGQAKETIPLQETTLYTQDRLGLKQMDKAGKLVFLATEGDHLQLSEEWFYAHIIPFLE; from the exons ATGGGTGCTATTAAGAAAATGGTTGAGAAGAAAATACCTGGAATTTATGTCTTATCCTTAGAGATTGGGAAGACCCTGCTAGAG gacatgGAGAACAGCTTCTTCTTGAATGTCAACTCCCAAGTTGCAACAGCGTGTCAGATTCTTGCCAAGGATCCCAAGTTGCAGAAGGGATACAATGCCATGGGCTTCTCCCAGGGAGGCCAGTTTTT gagAGCAGTGGCACAGAGATGCCCATCACCTCCCATGAACAATCTCATCTCCGTTGGTGGACAACATCAAG GTGTCTTTGGACTCCCACGGTGCCCAGGAGAGAGCTCTCACATCTGTGACTGGATCAGAAAGGTGCTGAATGCTGGGGCATACTCCAAAGCCGTACAGGAACG CCTGGTGCAGGCAGAATATTGGCATGACCCCGTCAAGGAGGACGTGTACCGCAACCACAGTGTCTTCTTGGCAGACATCAATCAGGAGAGG GGGGTCAACGAGTCCTACAAGAAAAACCTGATGGCCTTGAACAAGTTCGTGATGGTGAAATTCCTCAATGACTCCGTTGTGGACCCTGTAGAATCTGAG TGGTTCGGCTTTTATAGAAGCGGGCAGGCCAAGGAAACCATTCCCTTACAAGAGACCACCCTGTACACACAG gaccGTCTGGGGCTAAAGCAAATGGACAAGGCCGGAAAGCTGGTGTTTCTGGCTACTGAAGGGGACCATCTCCAACTATCTGAAGAATGGTTTTATGCCCACATCATACCCTTCCTTGAGTGA